A window from Tenacibaculum singaporense encodes these proteins:
- a CDS encoding MATE family efflux transporter has translation MNIKQYTSEFKYNLKLAAPVMLGMLGHTFVSFIDNIMVGQLGTAELAAVSLGNSFMFIAMSLGIGFSTAITPLIAEADSSNNFAEAKSTFKHGLFLCTMMGIMLFLVVFFSKPLMYLMKQPIEVVELAIPYLDLVAFSLIPMIVFQALKQFSDGMSMTRYPMYATLIANVLNVLLNYLLIYGKFGFPQLGIVGAAYGTLLSRFVMVAYLWWLLSKKERSKRLVTNIKFFVLDTLMIRKIINLGTPSAMQMFFEVAIFTAAIWLSGLLGKNPQAANQIALNLSSMTFMVATGLSVASMIRVGNQKGLKNYKELRRIAFSIFFLGTILAVVFATFFFVFHKSLPNLYVDLSDAENYADNMEVMSIAANLLIAAAIFQISDSIQVVMLGALRGLQDVKIPTFITFISYWVVGFPISFFFGSEEMYGSFGIWLGLLAGLTTASILLFIRFNKLTLQLIKTKHNELT, from the coding sequence TTGAACATCAAACAATATACATCAGAGTTTAAATATAATTTAAAACTGGCTGCTCCAGTAATGCTAGGTATGTTAGGGCATACTTTTGTGAGTTTTATAGATAACATAATGGTAGGCCAACTAGGAACTGCTGAGCTAGCAGCGGTTTCATTAGGTAATAGTTTTATGTTTATTGCCATGTCGTTAGGTATTGGTTTTTCTACCGCAATAACTCCTTTAATTGCCGAAGCTGATTCTTCTAATAATTTTGCAGAAGCAAAATCTACTTTTAAGCATGGGCTTTTCTTGTGTACTATGATGGGAATTATGTTGTTTTTGGTAGTTTTCTTTTCGAAACCATTAATGTATTTAATGAAACAACCTATAGAAGTGGTTGAGTTGGCAATTCCATATTTAGATTTGGTAGCTTTTTCGTTGATTCCTATGATTGTTTTCCAGGCATTAAAACAGTTTAGTGATGGAATGTCAATGACACGCTACCCTATGTATGCAACATTGATTGCTAATGTGTTAAATGTATTACTGAATTACTTACTTATTTACGGTAAGTTTGGTTTTCCTCAATTAGGTATTGTAGGAGCTGCATACGGAACGTTACTATCAAGGTTTGTAATGGTAGCGTATTTATGGTGGTTGTTAAGTAAAAAGGAACGTTCAAAACGTTTGGTTACTAATATCAAGTTTTTTGTGTTAGATACTTTGATGATTCGAAAAATCATAAATTTAGGTACACCAAGTGCTATGCAAATGTTTTTTGAAGTGGCCATTTTTACGGCAGCAATTTGGTTGAGTGGATTGTTGGGAAAAAATCCACAGGCAGCGAACCAAATAGCATTGAATTTATCTTCTATGACGTTTATGGTAGCAACAGGATTAAGCGTTGCTTCTATGATTAGGGTGGGAAATCAAAAAGGATTAAAAAACTATAAAGAATTACGAAGAATAGCATTTTCAATCTTTTTCTTGGGAACTATATTAGCGGTTGTATTTGCTACTTTCTTCTTTGTCTTTCATAAATCATTGCCAAATTTATATGTTGATTTAAGCGATGCTGAAAATTATGCAGATAATATGGAAGTAATGAGTATAGCAGCAAACTTACTAATAGCTGCGGCAATTTTTCAAATTAGTGATAGTATACAAGTTGTAATGTTAGGAGCTTTACGTGGCTTACAAGATGTAAAAATACCTACATTCATCACTTTTATATCGTATTGGGTAGTAGGTTTTCCTATTAGTTTTTTCTTCGGTTCAGAAGAGATGTATGGAAGCTTTGGTATTTGGTTAGGTTTGCTTGCAGGGTTAACAACAGCATCAATTTTACTTTTTATACGATTTAATAAATTAACTTTACAATTGATTAAAACAAAACATAATGAACTTACCTAA
- a CDS encoding fasciclin domain-containing protein — MKILNFLKVTVLAAALFTSYSITAQEKTKMVGGAEMYPSKNIVQNAVNSKDHTTLVAAVKAADLVDVLSSKGPFTVFAPVNKAFDKLPEGVVESLLKPENKMKLQAILKYHVVAGKWSANELVKMIKDKGGKVAIETVSGGKITAWIKGKNVYISDANGGKAKVTIADVNQSNGVIHVINSVLLPKS, encoded by the coding sequence ATGAAAATCTTAAACTTTTTAAAAGTAACCGTTTTAGCAGCCGCTTTATTTACCAGCTATAGTATTACGGCACAAGAAAAAACAAAAATGGTTGGGGGCGCAGAAATGTATCCATCAAAAAACATTGTACAAAATGCTGTAAATTCTAAAGATCATACAACATTGGTGGCTGCTGTAAAAGCAGCAGATTTGGTAGATGTTTTATCAAGTAAAGGCCCTTTTACAGTTTTTGCTCCTGTAAACAAGGCTTTTGATAAGCTTCCAGAAGGAGTAGTTGAATCATTATTGAAACCAGAAAACAAAATGAAATTACAAGCTATTTTAAAATACCACGTTGTTGCTGGTAAATGGAGTGCAAACGAATTAGTAAAAATGATAAAAGACAAAGGAGGTAAAGTTGCTATAGAAACCGTTAGTGGTGGTAAAATCACTGCATGGATTAAAGGGAAAAATGTTTACATATCTGACGCGAATGGGGGAAAAGCAAAGGTTACTATTGCAGATGTAAATCAATCTAATGGAGTAATTCATGTAATTAATAGTGTTTTATTACCTAAATCGTAA
- the tpx gene encoding thiol peroxidase: MASITLKGNTIETIGNLPETGTKAIDFSLVATDLSVKNLGDFSGSKLILNIFPSVDTGTCATSVREFNKKAANLENTKVLCISRDLPFAQGRFCGAEGIENVVMLSDFAAGRFGKDYGLEIVTGPLAGLHSRSIVIIDENGNITYTEQVNETVDEPNYEAALKAL; encoded by the coding sequence ATGGCTTCAATAACTCTAAAAGGTAACACAATAGAAACAATAGGTAACTTACCTGAAACTGGAACTAAAGCAATTGATTTTTCGTTAGTTGCAACTGATTTATCTGTTAAAAATTTAGGTGACTTTAGTGGCTCTAAATTAATTTTAAATATTTTCCCAAGTGTCGATACAGGTACTTGTGCTACATCAGTTAGAGAATTCAACAAAAAAGCAGCCAATTTAGAAAATACTAAAGTTTTATGTATTTCTAGAGACTTACCTTTTGCCCAAGGTCGTTTTTGTGGTGCTGAAGGCATTGAAAATGTAGTAATGTTATCTGATTTTGCTGCTGGTAGATTCGGTAAAGACTATGGATTAGAAATTGTTACAGGACCTTTAGCTGGTTTACATTCTCGTTCTATTGTTATCATTGATGAAAATGGTAATATAACCTATACAGAACAAGTAAACGAAACTGTAGACGAACCTAATTATGAAGCTGCATTAAAAGCTCTTTAA
- a CDS encoding diacylglycerol kinase family protein: MKNPNDGFLKGRIRSIKFAVKGMWLLITTEDSIKAQLTFALIATIFGFYFNISATEWMIQTLAIGIVLVAEALNTAIEKVADFIHPDYHKKIGFIKDIAAGAPAFAATISLIIAGIIYLPKIIAIL; encoded by the coding sequence ATGAAGAACCCGAATGACGGCTTTTTAAAAGGACGCATACGTAGTATTAAATTTGCAGTAAAAGGAATGTGGTTGTTAATAACTACAGAAGATAGCATAAAAGCTCAACTTACATTTGCTTTAATTGCTACCATCTTCGGATTTTACTTTAATATATCTGCAACAGAATGGATGATTCAAACTTTAGCGATTGGTATTGTTTTAGTGGCCGAAGCTTTAAATACAGCTATTGAAAAAGTAGCTGATTTTATTCATCCTGATTATCATAAAAAAATAGGCTTTATTAAAGATATTGCTGCAGGTGCTCCTGCATTTGCTGCAACAATATCTTTAATTATAGCTGGGATAATTTACCTTCCTAAAATAATAGCTATATTGTAG
- a CDS encoding DNA translocase FtsK, whose product MAKKKTTVQKKQPKKSIIKRIKTFFSNRQNQTILGFFLLLFSIFLTVAFISFFFSWQEDQSTLNQFADRTIPAKNLLGKIGAKLSNFLVYKGFGLGAFIIPLTLFLTGARILLQTNLKRIITSWNWAILIMLWFATALGFVEKKHALLSGVIGFELNEYLQTFLGKTGLAILLIFFLVAYLIIRFSITPEAISEKVKVNKEKKANAIKNTPKVNRDDSTIVNDADVNTNSEVSKTEEIKKDKSNFELSLENLQPTISNYSGVDETSNNEKREEISLDITQTNEPIIDISEDSKKEVEVAIEKIAEEKSVSENLSDQLLKDFGEFDPTLELGNFKFPSFNLLKEYNESISVDPTELEAKKNQIVETLKNYKIGIAQIKATVGPTITLYEIVPEAGVRISKIKNLEDDIALSLSALGIRIIAPIPGKGTIGIEVPNKKATIVSMHSVISSKKFQESPMQLPIALGKTISNETFVIDLAKMPHLLMAGATGQGKSVGLNAILTSLLYKKHPAEVKFVLVDPKKVELTLFNKIERHYLAKLPDDSDAIITDTTKVVNTLNSLCIEMDNRYDLLKNAMVRNIKEYNAKFKARKLNPENGHRFLPYIVLVIDEFADLIMTAGKEVETPIARLAQLARAIGIHLIVATQRPSVNVITGIIKANFPSRIAFRVTSKIDSRTILDAPGADQLIGRGDLLYSGGNDITRIQCAFVDTPEVEKITDFIGSQRAYPEAYLLPEYVGEEGGTNLDVDIADRDKLFKEAAEVIVTAQQGSASLLQRKLKLGYNRAGRLIDQLEAAGIVGPFEGSKARQVLVPDLIALEQLLESEKN is encoded by the coding sequence ATGGCAAAAAAGAAGACAACTGTTCAAAAAAAACAGCCAAAAAAATCTATTATTAAAAGGATTAAAACCTTTTTTTCTAACAGACAAAATCAAACTATTCTTGGTTTTTTTCTGCTACTGTTTTCTATATTTTTAACCGTTGCTTTTATTTCTTTTTTCTTCTCTTGGCAAGAAGATCAAAGCACATTAAATCAATTTGCTGACAGAACGATTCCTGCCAAAAACTTACTAGGAAAAATAGGCGCCAAACTAAGCAACTTTCTTGTATATAAAGGTTTTGGTTTAGGAGCCTTCATAATACCTCTAACGTTATTTTTAACGGGAGCTAGAATTTTACTACAAACCAATTTAAAAAGAATTATCACTTCTTGGAATTGGGCTATTCTTATTATGCTTTGGTTTGCAACAGCTCTTGGTTTTGTTGAAAAAAAGCATGCACTATTGTCTGGTGTTATTGGTTTTGAATTGAATGAATACTTACAAACTTTCTTAGGTAAAACAGGGCTGGCTATTTTACTCATTTTCTTTTTAGTTGCTTATTTAATCATCCGCTTTAGTATTACTCCTGAAGCAATTAGCGAAAAAGTAAAAGTTAATAAAGAGAAAAAAGCTAATGCTATAAAAAACACTCCAAAAGTTAACAGAGACGACTCTACTATTGTAAATGATGCTGATGTTAACACCAATTCTGAAGTTTCTAAAACTGAAGAAATTAAAAAAGATAAATCAAACTTTGAATTATCTCTAGAAAATTTACAACCAACTATTTCTAACTATTCTGGTGTTGATGAAACTTCAAATAACGAAAAGAGAGAAGAGATTTCTTTAGATATTACTCAAACTAACGAGCCTATAATAGATATATCAGAAGACAGTAAAAAAGAAGTAGAAGTTGCTATTGAAAAAATTGCAGAAGAAAAGAGTGTTTCTGAAAACTTATCTGATCAATTACTCAAAGATTTTGGTGAATTTGACCCTACCCTAGAATTAGGAAATTTTAAATTTCCTTCTTTTAATTTACTAAAAGAATATAATGAAAGCATTTCTGTTGACCCTACTGAACTTGAGGCTAAGAAAAATCAAATTGTAGAAACTTTAAAAAACTACAAAATTGGTATTGCACAAATAAAAGCAACCGTTGGTCCAACCATTACCTTATATGAAATTGTGCCTGAAGCAGGAGTTCGTATTTCAAAAATTAAAAACTTAGAAGACGATATTGCCTTATCTCTTTCAGCTTTAGGGATACGTATCATCGCTCCTATTCCTGGAAAAGGAACTATTGGTATAGAAGTACCAAATAAAAAAGCAACTATCGTGTCTATGCATTCGGTAATCTCTTCAAAGAAATTCCAAGAATCACCAATGCAACTTCCTATTGCTTTAGGTAAAACTATTTCAAACGAAACTTTTGTTATCGATTTAGCTAAAATGCCTCACTTACTTATGGCAGGTGCTACAGGACAAGGTAAATCGGTAGGATTAAATGCTATTTTAACATCACTTCTATATAAAAAACACCCAGCTGAAGTAAAGTTTGTATTAGTTGATCCTAAAAAAGTAGAATTAACACTATTCAATAAAATAGAGCGTCATTACTTAGCGAAATTACCAGATGATTCTGATGCTATTATTACAGATACTACCAAAGTAGTTAACACTTTAAACTCTTTATGTATTGAAATGGATAATCGTTACGACTTGCTTAAAAATGCAATGGTTCGTAATATTAAAGAATACAACGCTAAGTTTAAGGCTCGTAAACTAAACCCTGAAAACGGACATCGCTTTTTACCTTACATTGTATTGGTAATTGACGAATTTGCTGATTTGATTATGACCGCTGGAAAAGAAGTAGAAACCCCTATTGCTCGTTTAGCTCAATTAGCACGTGCTATAGGTATTCATTTAATTGTAGCAACACAGCGTCCTTCCGTTAATGTAATTACAGGTATTATAAAAGCAAACTTCCCTTCTAGAATTGCTTTTAGAGTAACTTCAAAAATTGACTCGAGAACTATTTTAGATGCTCCAGGAGCAGACCAATTAATTGGTCGAGGTGATTTATTGTATTCTGGAGGAAATGATATTACTCGAATTCAGTGTGCTTTTGTAGATACTCCTGAAGTAGAAAAAATCACTGATTTTATTGGCTCTCAACGTGCATATCCAGAAGCTTATTTACTTCCAGAATATGTTGGTGAAGAAGGTGGCACAAATCTTGATGTTGATATTGCGGACAGAGACAAACTGTTCAAAGAAGCAGCTGAAGTTATTGTTACTGCTCAACAAGGTTCGGCATCGTTATTGCAACGTAAATTGAAGTTAGGTTACAACCGTGCAGGTAGATTGATAGATCAATTAGAAGCTGCTGGTATTGTAGGACCTTTTGAAGGTAGTAAAGCACGACAAGTACTTGTACCAGATTTAATTGCCTTAGAGCAATTGTTAGAGAGTGAAAAGAATTAA
- a CDS encoding LolA family protein codes for MKKIGLLFIGLCISISAMGQTNSSEAKKLLDEVSNKMGTYRNMVIGFNSSLINREAGITNDPPIRGKITLSGEKYNLDYLGNTFIFDGKKLVVINQDEKEVSINNGNLDEEDGFIYPSKLLTFYKEGYNYQMGALKNSNGRKVQYIDLTPIDSNSDIVKVKLGIDAKTKHIYKLTQIGSNGAETTFTITKFKSNQPISAQLFSFDRTKYAKQGYYID; via the coding sequence ATGAAAAAAATAGGATTATTATTTATTGGATTATGTATTAGCATTAGTGCTATGGGACAAACAAATTCTTCTGAAGCAAAAAAATTGCTAGACGAAGTTTCAAATAAAATGGGTACCTACAGAAACATGGTTATCGGTTTTAACTCTTCTTTAATAAATAGAGAAGCTGGTATTACCAACGACCCACCAATTAGAGGTAAAATTACCCTATCTGGTGAAAAATACAACTTAGATTACCTTGGAAATACTTTTATTTTTGATGGAAAAAAATTAGTTGTTATTAACCAAGACGAAAAAGAAGTTAGCATTAACAACGGTAATTTAGATGAAGAAGACGGTTTTATTTACCCTTCTAAATTATTAACTTTTTACAAAGAGGGTTATAATTATCAAATGGGAGCTTTAAAGAACAGTAACGGACGTAAAGTTCAATATATAGACCTTACTCCTATTGACAGTAATTCTGATATTGTAAAAGTTAAATTAGGTATTGATGCTAAAACAAAGCACATCTACAAATTAACACAAATAGGTTCTAACGGTGCTGAAACTACCTTTACTATTACTAAGTTTAAAAGTAACCAACCTATATCTGCTCAACTTTTTTCTTTCGATAGAACTAAGTACGCTAAGCAAGGATACTATATCGATTAA
- a CDS encoding LptF/LptG family permease: protein MKTLDRYILKSFLVPFLATFFIILFVLVMQALWLAFDNFAGKGISIGIILKFLWYTTLIVAPQALPIGVLLSSIMTLGSLSENYEFAAAKSAGVSLQRMVRPIVFLAIFLSGINFLFLNYVYPYAMLKQLNMKVNIKKKQPAIALVAGSFNTEIPNFQIKFKEKYGEDDNLLKEVMIYDLSSKKGNNKIITAKSGEILSEEGSRYMTLVLKDGYYFEHHLKNGASFKEREKMPASYADFEKYTINIDISSFSNDDLEEEKYKTNYNMLSLAQLKDTLPTLKQSYDAFVHSRAKNLFLSIDVEDLHQYPDSLINKDLSLNILENFELKEKRSILSVATSKLERTINNNKSNKDTLKNKRKYLNLYDIEFYNRVAFSLSCLLLFFIGAPLGSIIRKGGMGLPMILAIGIYVLYFFSNTFGRNLAEESSLTAITGSWLSVFLMLPLAITLTVRATKDKGLFDINSFFAPIRNSVKNLFSKKRKPQHNDNTNSN from the coding sequence GTGAAAACATTAGACAGATATATATTAAAAAGCTTCTTAGTTCCTTTTTTAGCAACCTTCTTTATCATTTTATTTGTACTGGTAATGCAAGCGCTATGGTTAGCTTTTGATAATTTTGCGGGGAAAGGTATTAGTATAGGAATTATTTTAAAATTCTTATGGTACACCACCCTCATTGTAGCACCTCAAGCCTTACCTATAGGTGTTTTACTGTCTTCTATTATGACACTGGGTAGTTTATCTGAAAACTACGAGTTTGCAGCCGCAAAATCTGCAGGTGTTTCCTTACAACGTATGGTACGCCCTATTGTTTTCTTAGCTATCTTTTTAAGTGGTATCAACTTTTTGTTTCTTAATTATGTATACCCATACGCAATGCTTAAGCAATTGAACATGAAGGTAAACATTAAAAAGAAGCAACCTGCCATTGCTTTAGTTGCTGGAAGTTTTAATACTGAGATACCTAACTTTCAAATAAAATTTAAAGAAAAATATGGTGAAGACGACAACCTTTTAAAAGAAGTAATGATTTACGACTTATCTTCAAAAAAAGGAAACAATAAAATTATTACCGCAAAAAGTGGTGAAATCCTTTCAGAAGAAGGCAGTCGTTATATGACTTTAGTTTTAAAAGATGGTTACTACTTTGAACATCATTTAAAAAACGGAGCTTCCTTTAAAGAGCGAGAAAAAATGCCTGCTTCCTATGCTGATTTTGAAAAGTACACCATTAATATTGATATTTCTTCATTTAGCAATGACGACTTAGAAGAAGAGAAATATAAAACAAACTACAACATGTTAAGTTTGGCTCAATTAAAAGATACTTTACCAACTTTGAAACAAAGTTATGATGCTTTTGTTCATAGTAGAGCCAAAAACTTATTTTTAAGTATTGATGTAGAAGACTTACATCAGTATCCTGATTCATTGATTAACAAAGACCTTTCGCTAAATATTCTTGAAAACTTTGAATTAAAAGAAAAACGAAGTATTCTCTCTGTAGCTACTTCTAAATTAGAGCGTACAATAAACAATAACAAGTCTAACAAAGACACCCTAAAAAACAAGCGAAAGTATTTAAACCTATACGACATTGAATTTTACAACCGTGTAGCCTTTTCACTTTCTTGTTTATTACTCTTCTTTATTGGAGCGCCTTTAGGTTCCATTATAAGAAAAGGAGGAATGGGATTGCCTATGATTTTGGCTATAGGTATTTATGTTTTATACTTCTTCTCCAACACTTTTGGAAGAAACTTAGCAGAAGAAAGCTCACTTACAGCCATTACTGGATCTTGGCTAAGTGTATTTTTAATGCTACCTTTGGCTATAACTTTAACTGTTAGGGCTACCAAAGACAAAGGACTATTTGATATTAATAGTTTTTTTGCTCCAATACGAAACTCTGTAAAAAACTTATTCTCTAAAAAGAGAAAACCACAACATAATGACAACACAAACTCCAATTAA
- the ribB gene encoding 3,4-dihydroxy-2-butanone-4-phosphate synthase, whose translation MTTQTPINIQLNTIEEAIEDIKNGKVIIVVDDEDRENEGDFLAAAEKITPEMINFMATHGRGLICTPLTETRCKELELGMMVSNNTDPMETAFTVSVDLRGNGVTTGISASDRAKTVQALINPDTKPFDLARPGHIFPLKAKNGGVLRRTGHTEAAIDFARLAGLEPAGVIVEIMNEDGTMARLPQLMKVAKKFDLKIVSIEDLVAYRMEHDSLIEKKEDFNVQTRFGDFRLRAYQQTTNNQVHIALTKGTWSKNEPILTRVNSTLVNNDILGTLTNNADKKLDQMFKVINDEGRGAILFINQQMQALNLLNRLRILKENQAKGEMKAPNVVMDNKDFGIGAQILHDLHIHKLRLVSNTKQTKRVGMIGYGLEIVDYVNY comes from the coding sequence ATGACAACACAAACTCCAATTAATATTCAATTAAACACAATTGAAGAAGCTATAGAAGACATTAAAAACGGTAAAGTTATTATCGTAGTTGATGATGAAGATCGTGAAAATGAAGGTGATTTTTTAGCTGCTGCTGAAAAAATCACTCCCGAAATGATCAACTTTATGGCAACCCATGGTCGTGGATTAATATGTACCCCATTAACTGAAACTCGTTGTAAAGAGTTAGAATTAGGAATGATGGTTAGTAACAACACAGACCCTATGGAGACTGCTTTTACCGTATCTGTAGATTTACGTGGTAATGGTGTTACTACTGGTATTTCTGCTTCAGATAGAGCTAAAACTGTTCAAGCTTTAATAAACCCAGATACTAAACCTTTTGATTTAGCTAGACCAGGACACATCTTCCCTTTAAAAGCTAAAAATGGAGGTGTATTACGTAGAACTGGACATACTGAAGCCGCTATTGATTTTGCTCGTTTGGCTGGTTTAGAACCTGCAGGAGTTATCGTTGAAATCATGAATGAAGACGGTACCATGGCACGTTTACCTCAACTAATGAAAGTTGCTAAAAAATTCGATTTAAAAATTGTTTCTATTGAAGATTTAGTAGCTTATAGAATGGAACACGATTCATTAATTGAAAAGAAAGAAGATTTTAATGTTCAAACCCGTTTTGGCGATTTCCGTTTACGTGCATACCAACAAACTACCAATAACCAAGTACATATTGCTTTGACTAAAGGTACATGGAGCAAAAACGAACCTATTTTAACTCGTGTAAACTCTACTTTGGTAAACAACGATATATTAGGAACTTTAACTAACAACGCTGATAAAAAGCTCGACCAAATGTTTAAGGTTATTAATGATGAAGGTAGAGGCGCTATCTTGTTTATAAATCAGCAAATGCAAGCATTGAACTTATTAAACAGACTTCGTATTTTAAAAGAAAACCAAGCTAAAGGAGAAATGAAAGCTCCTAATGTAGTTATGGACAATAAAGATTTTGGTATTGGTGCTCAAATTTTGCACGATTTACACATTCATAAACTACGTTTAGTTTCTAACACCAAACAAACCAAACGTGTAGGTATGATTGGTTACGGACTAGAAATTGTTGATTACGTAAATTACTAA
- a CDS encoding AraC family transcriptional regulator: MKSSEKIPNKTVVRISNAIDFIEGNLDKKLVLEEIAEKAYFSPYHFHRLFKAVTKETVNDFITRKRVEKAASFLLNKKNKTVTEVSEIVGFVTLSSFSRTFKKFYGMSPAEFKKESPSKYSKICKTESKNGKIETQFEQYICNIDTNLKWMQMKAKTEVKKMPTLKVAYLTHQGKMDAVENAYHKLMKWAYPKGLMQQENLRMLTVYHDSPKITDEDKIIMSVCLTLNSEVKTEGEVSVKEIPEAKCIVSRLEITPSEFQQAWESSFVWMSEHGFKKADQDPYEIFYNNPNEHPEGKCIVDICIPVE, from the coding sequence ATGAAATCATCTGAAAAAATACCTAATAAAACAGTCGTACGGATAAGTAATGCTATTGATTTTATTGAAGGAAATTTGGATAAAAAACTTGTTTTAGAAGAAATAGCAGAAAAGGCCTATTTCTCTCCATATCATTTTCATAGACTTTTTAAAGCCGTAACTAAAGAAACAGTAAATGATTTTATTACTAGAAAAAGAGTAGAAAAGGCAGCTTCTTTTTTACTAAATAAAAAGAATAAAACGGTAACAGAAGTATCCGAAATAGTTGGTTTTGTAACCCTATCATCATTTTCAAGGACTTTTAAAAAGTTTTACGGAATGAGTCCTGCTGAATTTAAAAAAGAAAGCCCATCTAAATATAGCAAGATTTGTAAAACAGAAAGCAAGAATGGAAAAATAGAAACACAGTTTGAACAATACATTTGTAACATAGATACAAACTTAAAATGGATGCAAATGAAAGCTAAAACTGAAGTAAAAAAAATGCCAACTTTAAAAGTGGCTTACTTAACACATCAAGGAAAAATGGATGCAGTAGAAAATGCTTACCATAAATTAATGAAGTGGGCTTATCCTAAAGGGTTAATGCAGCAGGAGAACTTAAGAATGTTAACGGTATATCACGACAGTCCTAAAATTACTGATGAAGACAAAATAATAATGAGTGTTTGTTTAACTTTAAATTCAGAGGTAAAAACTGAAGGAGAAGTAAGTGTAAAAGAAATACCTGAAGCAAAATGTATAGTATCTCGTTTAGAAATTACTCCGTCAGAATTTCAACAGGCATGGGAAAGTAGTTTTGTGTGGATGAGTGAACATGGTTTCAAAAAAGCTGACCAAGACCCGTATGAGATTTTTTATAACAACCCTAATGAACACCCAGAAGGTAAATGCATCGTAGATATTTGTATTCCTGTGGAGTAG
- a CDS encoding alpha/beta hydrolase, with translation MKNRLIILSDLWGAEDASWVSLYVDMLSSYFKITFYSSCELAEMPNEDLSEEERHSFFLNGGVEKAVKNLIELENGQLTVLAFSIGGTIAWKACLKGLDVKKLYAISSTRLRYETEKPKAEAILYFGEEDNYKPNDNWLKNMKVSHNIIPQKTHEMYKEEEFAIKLCLQIKSSL, from the coding sequence ATGAAAAATAGGCTAATAATTTTATCAGATCTATGGGGAGCTGAAGATGCTAGTTGGGTTTCTTTGTATGTAGATATGTTGTCTAGTTATTTTAAGATTACATTTTATAGTAGTTGTGAGTTAGCTGAAATGCCGAACGAAGATTTATCAGAAGAAGAACGCCATAGTTTTTTTCTAAACGGTGGAGTAGAAAAGGCAGTTAAAAACTTAATAGAGTTAGAAAATGGACAACTTACGGTTTTAGCTTTTAGTATAGGAGGAACCATAGCTTGGAAAGCCTGTTTAAAAGGTTTAGATGTTAAAAAACTTTATGCTATTTCATCAACAAGATTACGTTATGAAACTGAAAAGCCAAAAGCCGAAGCAATACTTTATTTTGGAGAAGAAGATAACTACAAACCAAATGATAACTGGCTTAAAAATATGAAAGTAAGTCATAATATAATTCCACAGAAAACTCATGAGATGTACAAGGAAGAAGAGTTTGCCATTAAGTTATGTTTGCAAATAAAGAGTAGTCTATGA